Proteins encoded in a region of the Podarcis muralis chromosome 4, rPodMur119.hap1.1, whole genome shotgun sequence genome:
- the TRIM3 gene encoding tripartite motif-containing protein 3 isoform X5, whose translation MEVLQRQPDSASHEDAAAAMLDSVSAVPGKSLSCPNHEGKMMEYYCESCETAMCHECTVGEHREHVTVPLRDVVEQHKASLRQQLDAIKSRLPQLTTAIGLVSEISQQLVERKNDAVAEIGSTFAELEKALHQRKGLLVRDLEALCGAKQKVLQAQLDTLRQGQENILSSCSFTEQALDHGSETEVLLVKKQMTERLSELAGRDFPEQPHENAQVDYVVETEGVRKSILNLGVLLTTSAIAHKTVATGEGLRHAVVGQAASLTVTTKDKDGELVRSGSACLQAEATAPDGSALSHEVLDNKNGTYELLYTPRHEGDHLLSIRLYGQPIRGSPFRVKAVKASDVPPSPDDVKRRVKSPSSGHIRQKAVRRPSSMYSSGKKKENPIEDELIFRVGSRGREKGEFTNLQGISTSSSGRIVVADSNNQCVQVFSNEGQFRLRFGVRGRSPGQLQRPTGVTVDLNGDIIIADYDNRWVSIFSPEGKFKTKIGAGRLMGPKGVAVDRNGHIIVVDNKACCVFIFQSNGKLVTKFGSRGTSERQFAGTLDGPHFVAVNNKNEIVVTDFHNHSVKVYSADGEFLFKFGSHGEGNGQFNAPTGVAVDSNGNIIVADWGNSRIQVFDSAGSFLSYINTTADPLYGPQGLALTSDGHVVVADSGNHCFKAYRYLQ comes from the exons ATGGAGGTGCTGCAGCGCCAGCCCGACAGCGCCAGCCACGAAGACGCGGCCGCCGCCATGCTGGACTCGGTCAGCGCCGTGCCGGGGAAGTCTCTCTCCTGCCCCAACCATGAGGGGAAG ATGATGGAGTACTACTGCGAGTCCTGCGAGACGGCCATGTGCCACGAGTGCACGGTGGGGGAGCACCGGGAGCACGTGACGGTGCCGCTGCGGGATGTGGTGGAGCAGCACAAGGCCTCCCTGCGCCAGCAGCTGGACGCCATCAAGAGCCG CCTGCCTCAGTTGACCACGGCCATCGGGCTGGTCTCCGAGATCAGCCAGCAGCTGGTGGAGCGCAAGAACGATGCCGTGGCCGAGATTGGGAGCACTTTTGCCGAGCTGGAGAAGGCGCTGCACCAGCGGAAGGGGCTGCTGGTTCGGGACCTGGAGGCCCTGTGTGGAGCCAAGcagaag gTGCTGCAGGCGCAGCTGGACACGCTCCGGCAGGGCCAGGAGAACATCCTGAGCAGCTGCAGCTTCACGGAGCAGGCCCTGGACCACGGCTCTGAGACGGAGGTCCTGCTGGTCAAGAAGCAGATGACGGAGCGGCTGAGCGAGCTGGCCGGCCGCGACTTCCCCGAGCAGCCGCACGAGAACGCCCAGGTGGACTACGTGGTGGAGACGGAGGGCGTGCGCAAGTCCATCCTCAACCTGGGCGTCCTGCTGACCACCAGCGCCATCGCCCACAAGACGGTGGCCACAGGGGAGGGCCTGCGCCACGCCGTGGTGGGCCAGGCCGCCTCGCTGACCGTCACCACCAAGGACAAGGACGGGGAGTTGGTGCGCAGCGGGAGCGCCTGCCTGCAGGCCGAGGCCACGGCCCCCGACGGCTCGGCCCTGAGTCACGAGGTGCTGGACAACAAGAACGGCACCTACGAGCTGCTCTACACGCCGCGTCACGAGGGAGACCACCTGCTCTCCATCCGCCTCTACGGGCAGCCCATCCGCGGGAGCCCCTTCCGCGTCAAGGCCGTCAAGGCCTCCGACGTGCCGCCCTCCCCGGACGACGTCAAGCGCCGCGTCAAGTCCCCCAGCAGCGGCCACATCCGCCAGAAGGCCGTGCGCCGCCCCTCCAGCATGTACAGCAGTGGCAAGAAGAAGGAGAACCCCATCGAGGACGAGCTCATCTTCCGTGTGG GGAGTCGCGGTCGGGAGAAGGGCGAGTTCACCAACCTGCAGGGCATCTCCACCTCCAGCAGCGGGCGCATCGTGGTGGCCGACAGCAATAACCAGTGTGTGCAG GTCTTCTCCAACGAGGGCCAGTTCCGCCTGCGCTTTGGGGTGCGGGGCCGCTCCCCAGGCCAGCTGCAGCGCCCCACCGGGGTCACCGTGGACCTCAACGGGGACATCATCATTGCCGACTACGACAATCGCTGGGTCAGCATCTTCTCCCCCGAGGGCAAGTTCAAG ACCAAAATTGGAGCCGGTCGCCTGATGGGCCCCAAGGGGGTGGCCGTGGACCGCAACGGCCACATCATTGTGGTGGACAACAAGGCCTGCTGCGTCTTCATCTTCCAGTCCAACGGGAAGCTGGTGACCAAGTTTGGCAGCCGCGGCACCTCGGAGCGCCAGTTTGCAGGTACCCTCGACG ggccGCACTTTGTCGCTGTCAACAACAAGAACGAGATCGTGGTGACCGACTTCCACAACCACTCCGTGAAG gtgtaCAGTGCTGACGGAGAGTTCCTCTTCAAGTTTGGCTCACATGGCGAGGGGAACGGGCAGTTCAACGCCCCAACGGGGGTCGCCGTGGACTCCAACGGGAACATCATTGTGGCCGACTGGGGCAACAGCCGCATCCAG GTCTTTGACAGCGCAGGCTCCTTCCTCTCCTACATCAACACCACGGCGGACCCCCTCTACGGGCCGCAGGGCTTGGCGCTGACGTCCGACGGCCACGtggttgtggccgactctggaaaCCACTGCTTCAAGGCCTACCGCTACCTGCAGTAG